GACGCCGCTGACGAGCAAATCGCCGTCGAACTGCTCGACATGTACTGCCGCGACGAAATGGGAGATAGCAAACCACTTTCCGAGCATGCACGTGCGAGCCTCTTTCCTGGATTGCGAGAACATGGGGGCGGTGTCGTGCTGATCGCCTTTGAAACGAGCGATCCTCACCATCCGCTGCCAGTCGGTCTGGCAATTTGTCTGGTTGGCTTTTCATCGTTCCGTGGCAGTAAACTCCTCAACATTCACGATGTCGCCGTGAGCCCCGCTGCACGGGGGCAAGGAGTAGGCCGCCAATTGATGCAGGCGATCGAATCCGAGGCTCGCGCTCGATGCTGTACGAAGATTACGCTCGAAGTACGCAGCGATAATTTGCGGGCTCAGAAACTTTATGAGCAGGTTGGCTATCACGCTGCTGAGCCGCAGCAATGGTTCTGGTCAAAAATCCTCGATTAGTGCCGCCGCTCGTAAACCTGGAAAAACTTAGAAAACAACCACTACCAAAAACGCTCCTCACGGCTCAAGGCATGGCATCGATTTCTTCGAGCAAAGCGCGCGGCACACCGATATCGATCACGCGCACTTCGCCCAAATAAGAGCGACAAGCAGCAACCTGGCAGCACGGCTTGAGTGTCACAAACGTGCAGGTTACATCTGCTCTCACTGCCACCGTAGCGGCACCACCACTATCGCAGTCGATGCCGGTCGGCAGATCGACGGCCAGGGTACGGACCGAAGACTGGTTGATCGCTTCGATTGCCAGCCGCATCGCGCCTCGAGGCTCGCCTGTGGCTCCGGTGCCAAGCATCGCATCAACCAGCCAGTCCGCCTCGGCAAAGTGAGTCGCAATCGCCTCGGCCGTGGGTGTACGCGATAGATCGATGATTTTAATTTTCGCAAGATTCGCAATTGCATAGTTCACAGCTGCATCGCCGCGGAATTCGTTCGGAGCTGTTGTCAGCAGCACAATCACATCGACACCTGCCGCGTCTAAGTGTCGCGCGATCACCCAGCCATCGCCGCCGTTATTTCCTTTTCCCACCACAATTACCACGCGTCGGCACGGCGTACGCGCGAGCAGCTCATAGGCCACATTTCTCCCCGCATTTTCCATCAGCATCAGTCCGAGCATGCCATACTTGGCGATGGCCAGTTCATCGACAAGCCGCGACTTTCGCCGATCGTAGATTCGCTGCAGATCCATGTTGCTCGATTCCGATCGAGGTATAATTAAGTTCCAAGTTGCAATATCGCTCGTATTCGAGCGATGTCTGTGTTACTGCGAAGTTGCCCCCCAGCGGCTGGAAGGAGTTTTAGACGATGCCACTGTACGAATACCATTGCCCAAGTTGTGAATCCGAGTTTGAGCTGCTGGTTCGCAGCGACGATACTCCCGCATGCCCCAGCTGCGAGTCGCCCAAAATCGAGCGGCTGCTAAGTGCTCCCGCTGCTCACACGAGTGGAGCTTCGCTCCCGATGGCTCAATCGATGCCCGGTGGGGGCTGCGGCAAACCTCAGTGTGGACAAGGCTTCTGCGGCATGGGTGGCTGATATAGCACTCCTTTCCTCGAACGAAGGTGCACCATTGGCTGATAACCCGGTTGTTGTTTATCGTGCCGCCAGTGCTCAGCAGGCGTACCTGCTCAAGTCGCTCCTGGAAGAGCAGGGGATCGAAAGCTTCGTCGTCAACGACATGCTGCAAGCGGCCGGTGGCGATCTCCCGCTCGGCTGGGTTTCACTACCGCAGTTGCTTGTTGGCGAGCACGATGTCGAGAAGGCCCTGCAAGCTATCGGCAATTTCGAAGCCACGATTGCTCACAGCGACTCGACCAGCGCTACTCAGAAGTCAGCAGAACTGGGCCACCAGCACGAAGAGTATCCAGCGGGAACCTCAGTCATCGAAGCTTGGCCTACTTGCCGCAAATGTGGTGAGCGGCGGCAAGTGACATGCGACTACTGTGGCACCTCGGGGAACAACTTTAGGCTTGTCGACGAGTCGACTGACGAGGGAGACGACGAGCGTGCTCCGCTGCTGCTGTGCCACACGTGCGACGAGCAGTTCGCAGCAAAGTACTATCCACGTTGCCATCTGTGCGGCTATCTCTTCGAGCCTTCGGCAACCGACGCATCTGCCGACGATCCGGCCACACGTGCACGCGACCTGGGGGTCGAATCACGCGTGCTTCTGGTGATCGTCGCTAGCATCGCAATCCTCTCGGGGCTGATTGGCTACTTCTGCTACGTACTGTGATGCGGCGCCGGAACAAGCGATTTACGCTTTTTCGACGATCTTTGACCACAACTTCCATAGACTCGTCTGCCGCGCATCGCTCCACCAAGCTCGAAACTTCGCAATCTTTTCGCTGGCAAGTTTCTTCTCGCGCGCTGCACGGATGCTGATCCATTTTCGTTCAGCCGCCGACCATTTCTTCGCTTTCAGCAAGTCCGCGAGATGCTGCGACTGTGTCGCGTGATCGCAAATCGCACCGAGTCGATCTTGGACGAGCGAGAGACGTTGGTAGAGCACATCGCGAAACGATTCGTCGAAGCTGCTTGCCGCAATTTCCATCGCATAACGCAAACGCTTCCCTGCGATTCGTAGTTCATGCAGCGCGGACACAGCACGAGGCTTCGCGCGAGATTGCTCGAAAAACGCTTCCGCCAGGGGCGCCAGTTGCGACTGAAAAAACGGCATGAGCGCATCCTGATGCCGACTCTGCTTTACAAGCGATTTCACCCTCTTCTGCTCGCGGGCAATCTTTCCTTGATCGATCCATTGCTTCCGCAACTTTCGCAAAGGAGTCGCATACCCGGCACGCTCCTGGCGTATGAAATTGGCAACACCTTCGGCGGTAGCGCCGGAATCGTGCGCAGTAATCTGCGCGAGCAGCACATCACGGTCGCGCAGAGGCCCAGCCGCGCGACGCAGCAGCTTGAGTGAAGTGAGAAGTTGCTTGGATTTCGACTTCACCAGCAGCGTGCGGAACAGCTTGATGGCAGCTTCACTACGTCGGCACCAAACGCGCAGCTGATGCACTCCCTCGACCTGCGAGAGATCGCGTCCCGAGAGTTGCTGCAGGTAGTGCTCAACCCCGATCAGCCGAGCCGCGATGACTTCGCGCGCAAGCTTAGCGACACGATCTTTCTTCGCACGTTCCACCGACCTGCTGGGGGTAAACCACTTTTGCAGCCTGACCATACCATTTGGCTCGCGATCCGATGGAGCAACTCAAAGTGAGTCGCTTGCAACACTCTAGGCTAATTCGCGAGGCTGCCAGATGCGAATAAAACGGCCACGAACGCTTAAATTCAGGTCGCGCCAAGACTCGATCGGGAGCTCGATTTTTGCAAGGGCTGCTGTCGTAATGGCCGGGCATTCACCGGAAATTGCTGCCAGCAATTCTTCAATTCCAGGGTTATGACCGACCAGCAACACAGTCGCCGCTGGTTCGGGAACGGCTGAAATGACAGCGATTTGCCGATCGATATTGGATTCGTAAAGCTCGCTCGTGATTCGAGTTTCGCCACGGAAGCCACAAGCCTGAGCAACATGTTCGGCTGTTCGTCGCGCACGTTTGGCCGACGAGGTGAGCATAAAATCGGGCACCATCTGCTCGTCGCGCAAAAGTTCACCCATCCGCGGCGCATCACGTTTCCCACGTTTATTCAGCGGACGATCGTGATCATCGAGCTCATTATCTTTCCAACTCGATTTCGCATGGCGGAGCAACAGCAGCGTCTTCATAAGGTTCATTCTTCAGGGCTAATCAGGTCCGCGCGACTAGGAATTCGCGCCGGGAGCCATGTGTGGTTCAAAGGTGGTGCGTCTGGATTGCTCGGCCTGCTTCACTTGCTGACAGGCATCTTCATAAAGCAGTTCTTGGCTTCGCCGACGTTTCTTCCGTCCTTGCGGCTTCAGAAGTGTGTATTGCCCACTTGGATTGAGAAGCCGCGCTTTCACGTTGTCGTCGAAATACGTTTCGAGCGCTGCTACGAGTCGCGTCTTGCACGGAACATCTTCCACCGGAATCAAAAGTTCGATACGCCGGTCGATGTTCCGTTGCATCCAGTCGGCCGACGATATGAACACCAGGTTATCGCCGCCATGATGGAATCGCAGCACACGTGCATGCTCCAGGAAACGATCGATCACGCTCACCACTCGAATGTTTTCGGAGAGTCCGGGAACGCCAGGAACAAGACAACAAACGCCACGAATATTGAGGCGAATCGGCACGCCTGCTTGTGAGGCGCTATAAAGCGACTCGATGAGTTCGGGGTCGACTAAGGCGTTGAGCTTGACGTCGATCGCCGCTTTTTGGCCCGCCAGCTTTCGCTTGGTTTCACCTTCGATGAGTTCGAGCAATCGCGTTCGCAAACCAATCGGCGCTGCTTCGAGTTTTCGATAGCGCTGGGGCTGGGAATAGCCGGTAATCGCGTTAAAAAACATCACCGCATCGGCACCGAGCTCTTCGTTGCTCGTAAGCAAACTGGCATCGCTGTAAATGCGCGACGTAATCTCGTTATAGTTTCCCGTGCCGAAGTGAACGTAGCGCTGAATCCCTTGCGGCTCGCGGCGAACAATAATGCAGGTCTTGGCGTGGGTCTTCAGTCCCTTCACGCCATACACCACCTGCACACCCGCTTCTTCCAGATTGCGAGCCCATTCGATGTTGCGGGCTTCGTCGAATCGAGCCTTCAGCTCGACGATTGCCGTCACCGATTTTCCACGCTGAGCTGCTCGTGCAAGCGCCGTCACGATGGGGCTGTTGCGACTCGTGCGATAAAGAATCTGCTTGATTGCCAGCACGTCGGGATCGACAGCAGCCTCTTCAATCAGACGCATCACCGGCTCGAACGACTGATACGGATGTAGCAGCAGCAGATCGCGCCGCGCGAGCGTCTCGAACATACTCGCGCCGGGCTCGACCTGGGGAGAAGCCTGTGCGGGCCACGGTTCGTAGCGATGCTGCTCGAAACCCTTCAGGTCGGTCAACTGCATGAGGGTCGAGAGATCGATCGGCCCAGGAGCAAAGAAGACATCGCGATCCTCGACCGCAAGCGACTCTTTGAGGAAGGCGACAAGCTCAGGTCCCGCACAAGCGGCCACTTCCAGTCGCACACATTCGCCATGCTTACGTGCGAGAAGAATATCTTCCATTCCCGCGAGCAGATCGGGGGCAAGATCGTCGCGCAGGCTAAAGTCGGCATTCCGTGTGATGCGAAAGGCCGCATGTCCCGTCACCACTTCGCCCGGGAAAAACCGCTCGACAAAACGGCCCACCACATCTTCCAGTAAGACGTAGGCCGTCCCACGCTCCGCGCTGAGCGTGAGGAAGCGGGGAAGCACTTTTCCTAGTGGAATGACTGCAAAACGAGGCTTTCCAGGCGCATCGCTCGATGGAGCGAGTTGCACACAGACGCTGAGCGTTTGATTACCAAGCAGCGGAAACTCGGCGCAAGTGGCAATGGCCATCGGTGTCAGGACCGAGAATATCTCGCCATCAAAAACTTGTTCCACCGCTTTGGCTTGGCGTTCGCTCAGTTCCTGTCCAGGGACGCGCCGCAAACCGGCTGCTGTCAACTGCGGCTCGAGTTCCTTCAGGAAGCACTCATACTGGTCGGCCATCATCTGGTGAGCGCGCACGCTGATCGAATCGAGCTGCGCCAGAGGTGTCATGCCACTGGGATCGTTTGTCGTGATTCCACGGTTCACGAGCACACGCAATCCGCCGACACGAACCATGAAAAATTCGTCGAGATTGCTACCCGTGATGGCGATAAACTTCAGCCGCTCGAGAAGTGGAATTTGATCGTCGCGAGCTTCGTCGAGCACGCGCTGATTGAATTCCAGCCAGCTAAGTTCGCGATTGAAAAAACGAGGATGAGTTTGCGTCATGGAAAAATAGTCTTGCGGTCAATCGTTAGCGGCGTGCCATGCGCAGCAGGACTGGCATGCCGAATGTTTCTTCAAAGAGTAGTCCGTTCTGCTTGAGCGCGAGTTGCTCGAGCGACAGATCCTCGACACGAGGGATCGAAATCACGAGTCGTCCCCCTTCTTGATGACAGGTCGCTTCGTGAATCCGTTGGCTACGCGATTCATCGAGCGCCACAGCGACACGCAGAATCGCCGCGAGCTTGGCCACCGCCACGCGTCCGTCGCGATCGAGGGTCGAATACCCTTCGTGCGTTGGTTGCGGCGATGCGCGGCGATGATAGCGGGCGATAAGCGCCGCGAGGAGCAGGTCGCGTTTGGCAAGCCCAAACAACTCGCTGTTGCGGATCACATAGAGCGAATGCTTGTGGTAGCTGCGATTGCTCACAAACAGCCCCACTTCATGCAGCAGCGCGGCGGTGTAGAGGATCACTTCATAGCGGGGCGGAAGCTGATGCTCGTCGCGAAGCTGATGAAACAGACTGCTCGACAAATCAGCTACATGCAGCGCATGCTGTTCGTCAAAACCATACTTGCGTCCCAAATCAATGGCCGAGCGGATGATTTGCTTACTGAACTCTTTCGACCACGAACTGCCGGTCGACATTTCCTTGAGTAGACCATCGCGAAGATTCACGTTGGTGATTAGCAGCTCGCGCACTTTGAGCTCTCGCGCAAGAAGCACATACGCCAAAAGGGCGGGCCCTAGCGTTTCCGCATCGGGATAACTGAGCTGAAACTTGCGCACGAGCCGGTCATCCGACATACCGAGCACGCGATCGGTGAACTCTTCGAGCCCAGCAAGCGGCATCCGCACCAGGCTTCGACCATCCCAGCCCGGAGTGAGGTATCGCGCGGCGACTCGCACGTCCCCTCCCATCGCGATCAATTCAATCGGTCCTTCGCCACTCACATGCTCCACCATCTCTTCGACCGTACGCAGAATGTGCGTCTCCATGATGTGACGCAGTTTGACGGTCGGCGCGCGAAATGCTTCGAGCGTTTCACGGAGGCGCAGTGAACCGAGGCGATAGGTGTGCGAGTAAACCACATCCCCTTGTTTCACGAGCAGCATTTCGGTGCTGCCACCACCGATCTCCGTGACGACAGCGCGCGAACTAGCGAGGCTTTGATCAGCGGTCAGGAGTGGCTGGATACCGAGGAAGGTGATCCGATTCACTTCAGCTTCATCGATCGGATCGACTTGAAATCCGGTGGCAATGTACACCCGATCGACAAACGCCAAACGATTGGTCGCCTCGCGCACCGCGCTAGTAGCCACCACACGCACATGCTCGGCGAGATCAATCGAGTATTCGCGCAGCACCTTGCGATAGCTCTTGAGGACGCGCACGCAATCTTCGATCGTTGATTTCGCAATAGCTCCACCGGTGAACGCATCTTTTCCAAGGCTCACGGCCTGCGTCAATGTTTCGAGCGTCCGAACCTCCCCCTGCGGGCTGATCTCTGCGATCGCCATGCGGACACTCGACGTACCGATGTCGATCACCGCAACGGGCTTATTGGAACTCGGGGTAGGGGTGGCTGGTCGCGATTCCACGGAGCTCATGGTGCCTTGCTCCCGACGCTCGCTTCGGCCCAAGCTGCAGCACCCCGCACAACAGCGTCGTCCCCCAGCCGAGCCACCACCACTTTCATCCCTTTCACATACGGGGCTACCGCGCGACGCCGTGCCGCATCATCGACCGTTTTGGAAAACAGATCGGGCATCGCTTCTACCAAACCTCCACCGAGCACCACCACATCGGGGGCGAGCAAGTTTGCAAGGTCTCCCACCGCTTGTCCGATGAGACCAGCCGCTCGTTGCACAATACGCTCGATCACCACATCTCCCGCCTTAATCGCATCGGCGAGCACACCACTGCGAATGTCGCTGAGATCGGTGCCTGCTGCGGCCAGTAGATTCGGCGCTTCACCACGAAAGGCAGCCATCGCTGCAGCGGAGGAAATCGCCAGGCGACTCGCCTCGGTTTCGAGACATCCGTTGCGACCACAGCCACAAGGAAGTCCGGCTGGATTCACCAGCATGTGACCAA
This window of the Pirellula staleyi DSM 6068 genome carries:
- a CDS encoding NAD(P)H-hydrate epimerase, whose product is MDLQRIYDRRKSRLVDELAIAKYGMLGLMLMENAGRNVAYELLARTPCRRVVIVVGKGNNGGDGWVIARHLDAAGVDVIVLLTTAPNEFRGDAAVNYAIANLAKIKIIDLSRTPTAEAIATHFAEADWLVDAMLGTGATGEPRGAMRLAIEAINQSSVRTLAVDLPTGIDCDSGGAATVAVRADVTCTFVTLKPCCQVAACRSYLGEVRVIDIGVPRALLEEIDAMP
- a CDS encoding DUF2007 domain-containing protein, which encodes MDKASAAWVADIALLSSNEGAPLADNPVVVYRAASAQQAYLLKSLLEEQGIESFVVNDMLQAAGGDLPLGWVSLPQLLVGEHDVEKALQAIGNFEATIAHSDSTSATQKSAELGHQHEEYPAGTSVIEAWPTCRKCGERRQVTCDYCGTSGNNFRLVDESTDEGDDERAPLLLCHTCDEQFAAKYYPRCHLCGYLFEPSATDASADDPATRARDLGVESRVLLVIVASIAILSGLIGYFCYVL
- a CDS encoding CHAD domain-containing protein, with amino-acid sequence MERAKKDRVAKLAREVIAARLIGVEHYLQQLSGRDLSQVEGVHQLRVWCRRSEAAIKLFRTLLVKSKSKQLLTSLKLLRRAAGPLRDRDVLLAQITAHDSGATAEGVANFIRQERAGYATPLRKLRKQWIDQGKIAREQKRVKSLVKQSRHQDALMPFFQSQLAPLAEAFFEQSRAKPRAVSALHELRIAGKRLRYAMEIAASSFDESFRDVLYQRLSLVQDRLGAICDHATQSQHLADLLKAKKWSAAERKWISIRAAREKKLASEKIAKFRAWWSDARQTSLWKLWSKIVEKA
- a CDS encoding zinc ribbon domain-containing protein yields the protein MPLYEYHCPSCESEFELLVRSDDTPACPSCESPKIERLLSAPAAHTSGASLPMAQSMPGGGCGKPQCGQGFCGMGG
- a CDS encoding Ppx/GppA phosphatase family protein, coding for MSSVESRPATPTPSSNKPVAVIDIGTSSVRMAIAEISPQGEVRTLETLTQAVSLGKDAFTGGAIAKSTIEDCVRVLKSYRKVLREYSIDLAEHVRVVATSAVREATNRLAFVDRVYIATGFQVDPIDEAEVNRITFLGIQPLLTADQSLASSRAVVTEIGGGSTEMLLVKQGDVVYSHTYRLGSLRLRETLEAFRAPTVKLRHIMETHILRTVEEMVEHVSGEGPIELIAMGGDVRVAARYLTPGWDGRSLVRMPLAGLEEFTDRVLGMSDDRLVRKFQLSYPDAETLGPALLAYVLLARELKVRELLITNVNLRDGLLKEMSTGSSWSKEFSKQIIRSAIDLGRKYGFDEQHALHVADLSSSLFHQLRDEHQLPPRYEVILYTAALLHEVGLFVSNRSYHKHSLYVIRNSELFGLAKRDLLLAALIARYHRRASPQPTHEGYSTLDRDGRVAVAKLAAILRVAVALDESRSQRIHEATCHQEGGRLVISIPRVEDLSLEQLALKQNGLLFEETFGMPVLLRMARR
- a CDS encoding GNAT family N-acetyltransferase; protein product: MLSIRLANLDDAADEQIAVELLDMYCRDEMGDSKPLSEHARASLFPGLREHGGGVVLIAFETSDPHHPLPVGLAICLVGFSSFRGSKLLNIHDVAVSPAARGQGVGRQLMQAIESEARARCCTKITLEVRSDNLRAQKLYEQVGYHAAEPQQWFWSKILD
- a CDS encoding histidine phosphatase family protein, whose amino-acid sequence is MKTLLLLRHAKSSWKDNELDDHDRPLNKRGKRDAPRMGELLRDEQMVPDFMLTSSAKRARRTAEHVAQACGFRGETRITSELYESNIDRQIAVISAVPEPAATVLLVGHNPGIEELLAAISGECPAITTAALAKIELPIESWRDLNLSVRGRFIRIWQPRELA
- the ppk1 gene encoding polyphosphate kinase 1, with product MTQTHPRFFNRELSWLEFNQRVLDEARDDQIPLLERLKFIAITGSNLDEFFMVRVGGLRVLVNRGITTNDPSGMTPLAQLDSISVRAHQMMADQYECFLKELEPQLTAAGLRRVPGQELSERQAKAVEQVFDGEIFSVLTPMAIATCAEFPLLGNQTLSVCVQLAPSSDAPGKPRFAVIPLGKVLPRFLTLSAERGTAYVLLEDVVGRFVERFFPGEVVTGHAAFRITRNADFSLRDDLAPDLLAGMEDILLARKHGECVRLEVAACAGPELVAFLKESLAVEDRDVFFAPGPIDLSTLMQLTDLKGFEQHRYEPWPAQASPQVEPGASMFETLARRDLLLLHPYQSFEPVMRLIEEAAVDPDVLAIKQILYRTSRNSPIVTALARAAQRGKSVTAIVELKARFDEARNIEWARNLEEAGVQVVYGVKGLKTHAKTCIIVRREPQGIQRYVHFGTGNYNEITSRIYSDASLLTSNEELGADAVMFFNAITGYSQPQRYRKLEAAPIGLRTRLLELIEGETKRKLAGQKAAIDVKLNALVDPELIESLYSASQAGVPIRLNIRGVCCLVPGVPGLSENIRVVSVIDRFLEHARVLRFHHGGDNLVFISSADWMQRNIDRRIELLIPVEDVPCKTRLVAALETYFDDNVKARLLNPSGQYTLLKPQGRKKRRRSQELLYEDACQQVKQAEQSRRTTFEPHMAPGANS